In Thermoanaerobaculia bacterium, one genomic interval encodes:
- a CDS encoding DUF309 domain-containing protein — MRRKDSREQDSRNPSYPDSFVRGVNLYHRADYWCSHEAFEELWLGSAEPERTFSKAMVQLNAALFHAGRKKWNSVIRLLTRVSAYLESMPQDVLGISTAELKVSVDKLKEGAIEARAGKRAFPWQRKPVLHPPGIVLHGRRRLRPMDGPKSTAPRWRHGSPSSSLPHHGKTPFK; from the coding sequence ATGAGGAGAAAAGATTCCAGAGAGCAGGACTCTCGGAACCCGTCCTATCCGGATAGCTTTGTTCGGGGAGTCAACCTCTACCATCGCGCCGATTACTGGTGTTCCCATGAAGCCTTCGAGGAACTCTGGCTGGGGAGTGCCGAACCGGAGCGCACGTTTTCCAAGGCTATGGTCCAGCTGAACGCCGCTCTTTTCCATGCGGGAAGAAAAAAGTGGAATTCCGTCATCAGGCTTCTCACCCGGGTCTCCGCCTATCTCGAATCGATGCCGCAGGATGTCCTCGGGATTTCGACAGCGGAGCTCAAGGTCTCCGTGGACAAACTCAAAGAAGGCGCCATCGAAGCCCGGGCCGGGAAAAGGGCCTTTCCGTGGCAGAGGAAACCGGTTCTCCATCCGCCGGGAATTGTTCTCCATGGACGCCGCCGCCTGCGACCCATGGACGGTCCGAAGAGCACCGCACCCCGCTGGAGGCACGGATCTCCTTCATCCTCTCTCCCGCATCACGGCAAAACTCCCTTCAAATAG
- a CDS encoding NAD-dependent epimerase/dehydratase family protein codes for MEHDSTIEMETGTQEIRHSGGATVSIEGRLLITGATGFAGRHIVDALRQDWDISAFGRRHPSQIDVPISREIKYFQADISDEEPLVNAFREAAEGGTIDTVLHMAAYYDFKQDENPAYQSTNVTGTRNVLNAAKQIGVRRFIFISSLAACDYPEADQSLDESSPPDGKHIYARTKAMGERMLPEYRDHFDSMIIRFPAIFSDWCDYPPLYHFMTTWLSGRWASRIMAGRGESAIPFLHMRDLVRFIRLLLQKREIIPPGSVLIPSWDGAVTHRELYESSTRAYYGQVVPPRHMPIPLCRLGISLRYHLYRAFHRLPFECPWMAGHIDRQLWINASRTRHLLGWEPSPRLQVLRRIPFIVENMRSDPLEWTQRNYAFLHKDRSAVNLKIHHRLRTLETKILTRIAADVLQGHGNIILSHYRSMNPDTMIWEGKMLLHSLMNSIVSDRRSVFMDHCADMAEKRFAEEVPAEEVVEALSRFGHSVMDVLEDDPPLSRHRDELRRYIETTVAFGKDRVHEVYECRALFP; via the coding sequence ATGGAACATGACTCCACGATTGAGATGGAAACGGGGACACAGGAAATCAGGCATTCAGGCGGTGCTACCGTGAGCATCGAGGGCCGTCTCCTCATCACCGGTGCAACGGGATTCGCGGGGAGGCATATCGTCGATGCACTCAGGCAGGACTGGGACATTTCGGCCTTCGGCAGACGTCACCCCTCACAGATCGATGTACCCATTTCCAGGGAAATTAAATATTTCCAGGCCGACATTTCCGATGAAGAACCCCTGGTTAACGCATTTCGCGAGGCTGCGGAAGGGGGAACCATCGACACGGTTCTCCACATGGCGGCCTATTATGATTTCAAACAGGATGAGAATCCGGCCTACCAGTCCACCAATGTGACCGGTACACGGAATGTCCTGAACGCGGCAAAGCAGATCGGAGTGCGGCGATTTATCTTCATTTCCTCCCTGGCGGCCTGTGACTATCCGGAAGCCGACCAGTCTCTGGATGAATCCTCTCCTCCCGATGGAAAGCATATCTACGCCCGCACCAAGGCGATGGGAGAGCGGATGCTGCCGGAGTACAGGGATCATTTTGATTCGATGATTATCCGGTTTCCCGCCATCTTCTCCGACTGGTGCGATTATCCGCCGCTCTATCACTTTATGACGACATGGCTTTCCGGACGGTGGGCTTCGAGAATCATGGCCGGACGGGGAGAATCGGCCATACCCTTCCTGCATATGAGAGATCTGGTACGGTTTATTCGCCTCCTGTTGCAGAAGCGGGAGATCATCCCTCCCGGTTCGGTTCTGATTCCATCGTGGGATGGAGCGGTAACGCACAGGGAACTCTATGAATCTTCGACCCGTGCCTACTACGGGCAGGTGGTTCCGCCTCGTCATATGCCGATTCCGTTATGCAGACTGGGTATCTCTCTCCGATATCACCTCTATCGTGCGTTCCATCGCCTTCCCTTTGAATGTCCCTGGATGGCCGGTCACATCGACCGCCAGCTCTGGATCAATGCCTCCCGCACCCGCCATCTCCTGGGATGGGAACCCTCTCCGCGTCTGCAGGTATTGCGGAGAATTCCCTTCATCGTGGAAAACATGAGGTCCGATCCCCTGGAGTGGACACAGAGGAACTACGCATTTCTGCACAAAGATCGCTCTGCCGTGAACCTTAAGATCCACCACCGGCTTCGAACACTGGAGACAAAGATCCTGACCCGAATTGCCGCGGATGTTCTTCAGGGCCATGGAAATATCATCCTGAGCCACTATCGGTCCATGAATCCCGATACGATGATCTGGGAGGGAAAGATGCTGCTTCACTCCCTGATGAATTCTATCGTCTCCGATCGGCGCTCGGTCTTCATGGATCATTGTGCCGATATGGCGGAAAAGAGGTTTGCGGAAGAAGTTCCCGCAGAGGAAGTGGTGGAAGCCCTGAGCCGTTTTGGCCACTCCGTGATGGACGTCCTGGAGGACGATCCTCCCTTATCCAGGCACCGGGATGAGCTCCGCCGGTATATCGAAACCACGGTGGCCTTCGGGAAGGACCGCGTCCACGAAGTATATGAGTGCCGGGCACTCTTCCCGTGA
- a CDS encoding 4Fe-4S dicluster domain-containing protein yields MGHMTTRDGYRSLVDRINRFPQGAPPSDTLYAILKLLFSEEEASRVAHLPIRPFTSKQAARIWNMKITDAEKILDALAGRGILLDVELRGQSHYVLPPPMAGFFEFSLMRLRADIDQKNLSELLFQYLNVEEDFIRTLFTTGDTQLGRVMVHEESLSPDLSFHVMDYERASDVVRHSSTMAVGICYCRHKMLHLDRACKAPLNICMTFGSVARSLIKHGITREVDHSEGIDLLQEARDRKLVHFAENVRENVSFICNCCGCCCEAMIAARRFAHLHPVHTTNYLPSVRSDLCTGCGKCADACPVEAMTMVSANDPRKTRRKVAKLDENICLGCGVCVTECSERALQLKTRDEQVITPVNSAHRVVAMAIERGKLQNLIFDNGAMSSHRAMAAILGVILKMPPVKQVMASKQVKSRYLDRLLSRGSIA; encoded by the coding sequence ATGGGACACATGACCACACGGGACGGATACCGGTCCCTCGTCGATCGAATCAATCGATTTCCACAGGGAGCCCCACCTTCTGACACACTTTACGCAATTCTGAAGCTCCTTTTTTCCGAAGAAGAAGCTTCCCGGGTCGCCCACCTGCCCATTCGTCCCTTCACTTCAAAACAGGCGGCACGAATCTGGAACATGAAGATCACGGACGCCGAAAAGATTCTTGATGCCCTCGCGGGACGGGGGATTCTTCTGGATGTGGAACTCAGGGGACAATCTCATTACGTCCTCCCCCCTCCGATGGCCGGTTTTTTCGAATTCTCTCTCATGCGCCTTCGAGCCGATATCGATCAGAAGAATTTGTCCGAGCTACTCTTCCAGTATCTCAATGTCGAGGAGGATTTCATCCGGACTCTCTTCACAACCGGAGACACCCAGCTGGGACGCGTGATGGTCCACGAAGAATCCCTTTCTCCGGACCTTTCCTTTCATGTGATGGACTACGAGCGGGCCAGTGATGTTGTTCGGCACTCCTCAACCATGGCAGTCGGTATCTGTTACTGCCGCCACAAGATGCTCCATCTTGATCGGGCGTGCAAGGCACCGCTCAATATCTGCATGACCTTCGGTTCCGTCGCACGATCCCTGATCAAACACGGCATCACCCGGGAAGTCGATCACTCGGAAGGGATAGACCTTCTTCAGGAGGCGCGGGATCGGAAACTGGTCCATTTCGCCGAAAACGTCAGAGAAAATGTAAGCTTTATCTGCAACTGCTGCGGCTGCTGCTGTGAGGCCATGATCGCCGCTCGGCGCTTTGCCCACCTTCACCCCGTACACACCACAAACTATCTGCCGTCCGTGCGGAGTGATCTCTGTACCGGATGTGGAAAGTGCGCGGATGCCTGCCCCGTGGAGGCGATGACGATGGTATCCGCCAACGATCCCCGAAAGACACGACGCAAAGTTGCAAAGCTGGATGAGAACATTTGTCTCGGATGCGGAGTTTGCGTCACCGAATGTTCCGAAAGGGCGCTTCAATTGAAGACACGGGACGAACAGGTCATCACTCCGGTGAATTCAGCTCACAGGGTCGTCGCCATGGCTATTGAGCGGGGCAAACTCCAGAACCTCATCTTCGACAACGGTGCCATGTCCAGCCACAGAGCCATGGCTGCCATCCTGGGGGTGATCCTGAAGATGCCTCCCGTCAAACAGGTCATGGCCTCAAAGCAGGTGAAATCCCGTTACCTGGATCGACTCCTGTCCAGGGGTTCTATCGCCTGA
- a CDS encoding dipeptidase, with amino-acid sequence MKRIAVFAFVVLQIATLSGYGAAKEPASPQAIHEKALVFDTHVDSPLAMYYGHVDIGTREPRADLDLLRMVEGGLDAVFFAVFVPNDQDMDHPSERAFTLLDEICNQVGRYGERAEIARNSSDILRLHREGRRAILISMENGGPIEGKLSMLRTYYRLGVRAITLTHVKHNSICDSSTDSPPKWGGLSPFGKEVVTEMNRLGMVVDVSHLSDDAVRDVLHVSRAPVMASHSGARAVCDTPRNLPDDLLRAIAEAGGTVQVNFYAEYIDSDYAKKAKEFRTSMEPVYEELKKTYADDKGAYWQAIGQLWKEKGPDRPGLDRLIDHIDHIVHVAGIDHVGLGSDYDGAGSFPIGLEDVTGYPKITEALLDRGYSPEDVAKILGGNIFRVLREVERTSRTWPKN; translated from the coding sequence ATGAAACGGATCGCGGTATTCGCATTCGTTGTATTGCAGATTGCAACCCTTTCAGGATATGGGGCGGCGAAGGAACCCGCCTCACCGCAGGCCATCCACGAGAAGGCCCTCGTCTTTGATACCCATGTCGACTCTCCCCTGGCCATGTATTACGGACACGTCGATATCGGGACCCGGGAACCCCGGGCGGACCTTGATCTCCTCCGCATGGTGGAAGGAGGTCTCGATGCTGTTTTCTTTGCCGTTTTTGTTCCCAACGATCAGGACATGGACCATCCTTCCGAACGGGCCTTTACCCTGCTGGATGAAATCTGCAACCAGGTTGGACGGTACGGGGAGAGAGCTGAAATTGCGCGAAATTCAAGCGATATTCTTCGACTTCACAGGGAAGGACGCAGGGCAATCCTGATCAGCATGGAAAACGGGGGACCGATCGAGGGGAAGCTTTCCATGCTTCGTACGTATTATCGTCTCGGAGTTCGAGCGATCACCCTTACCCATGTAAAGCACAATTCGATCTGTGATTCCTCGACGGACAGCCCGCCGAAATGGGGAGGGCTGAGTCCCTTTGGAAAAGAGGTAGTCACGGAAATGAACCGTCTGGGCATGGTCGTCGACGTGTCCCACCTGTCCGACGATGCCGTCCGGGATGTCCTCCATGTCTCCAGGGCACCGGTCATGGCGTCGCACTCCGGCGCACGGGCCGTTTGTGATACGCCCCGGAACTTACCCGATGACCTCCTGCGTGCCATCGCGGAAGCAGGAGGCACCGTACAGGTGAACTTCTATGCCGAGTACATCGATAGTGACTATGCGAAAAAGGCAAAGGAATTTCGAACCTCCATGGAACCCGTGTATGAAGAGCTGAAAAAGACTTACGCGGACGATAAGGGGGCCTACTGGCAGGCGATCGGTCAGTTGTGGAAGGAGAAGGGGCCCGACCGGCCCGGCCTGGATCGGCTGATCGATCACATTGACCACATCGTTCATGTCGCAGGCATTGATCACGTTGGCCTGGGTTCGGATTATGACGGTGCCGGCTCCTTCCCCATCGGTCTGGAAGATGTGACCGGGTATCCCAAAATTACGGAAGCTCTTCTGGACCGCGGGTACAGCCCGGAAGACGTTGCAAAGATCCTTGGAGGTAATATTTTCCGTGTTCTGCGCGAAGTGGAACGTACCTCCCGGACCTGGCCCAAGAACTAA
- a CDS encoding alpha/beta hydrolase has translation MTELHSSGFHWLVQTTLILVFVFGAVLILISLMESWFIYFPDRSTTDLDRNFDILSRSSTVSSVENVTFETADSLLLHGWYCSARGEKGNRPVVLFFHGNAGNLPHRLEILSTLLRLPADVFIYDYRGYGRSQGKPSEKGLYRDGAAAFDDLTQRRSIPANRILLYGESLGGAVAAQVAVEKNPGGLILQSTFTSIRDMAAAAMPWVPPFLIRTRMDTVRKIPFVRCPILVIHGTKDDIVPESMGKALWKAAGEKATFLEISGAGHNDIDTIGSDQILSGVREFIDSLN, from the coding sequence ATGACTGAGCTGCACTCTTCCGGGTTCCATTGGCTGGTTCAGACCACACTCATTCTGGTTTTTGTTTTTGGAGCCGTTTTGATTCTCATTTCCCTCATGGAGTCATGGTTTATCTACTTCCCGGACCGCTCCACAACCGACCTGGACCGGAATTTCGATATCCTTTCAAGGTCATCCACGGTCTCTTCGGTGGAAAATGTCACCTTTGAAACAGCCGACAGCCTTCTTCTTCACGGCTGGTATTGCAGTGCACGGGGAGAAAAGGGGAACCGGCCCGTCGTTCTCTTTTTCCACGGGAACGCGGGAAATCTGCCCCACCGTTTGGAAATCCTCTCCACTCTCCTCCGCCTGCCTGCCGATGTATTCATTTATGATTACAGGGGATACGGCCGGAGCCAGGGTAAACCTTCTGAAAAGGGTCTCTACCGGGACGGTGCGGCCGCCTTTGACGACCTGACACAGAGACGCTCCATCCCTGCGAACCGCATTCTTCTCTATGGCGAATCGCTTGGCGGCGCGGTAGCCGCCCAGGTCGCCGTGGAGAAAAATCCCGGGGGCCTGATCCTTCAGTCCACCTTCACGTCCATCCGGGACATGGCGGCCGCAGCCATGCCCTGGGTTCCCCCATTCCTGATCCGTACCCGGATGGATACGGTTCGAAAAATTCCGTTCGTACGGTGCCCCATCTTGGTGATCCACGGTACGAAGGATGATATTGTCCCCGAGTCGATGGGGAAAGCGCTCTGGAAAGCCGCAGGAGAAAAGGCAACGTTTCTGGAAATTTCCGGAGCAGGCCACAACGATATCGATACAATTGGTTCGGACCAGATCCTGTCCGGCGTCCGCGAGTTTATCGATTCATTGAACTGA
- a CDS encoding DUF2007 domain-containing protein — MEPEEYNRLKRQFSRLSDEVLLDYLSRGSEEFRPEAYDLIRAEAALRGLKAPSPSHDLPPSTVSDVPRSVDPYGKVTILEKFEDPFLLQQVMAALEEEGIVAFTKELDPAIIGAVGTYPAPLKIPLFVHERDEARAREILESFYPVEDAEWAEEEDPQD; from the coding sequence GTGGAGCCGGAAGAGTACAACCGGCTGAAGCGGCAGTTTTCCAGACTGTCGGATGAGGTTCTCCTCGATTACCTGTCCAGGGGATCCGAAGAATTCCGTCCGGAAGCGTACGATCTGATCCGGGCCGAAGCGGCATTGCGGGGGTTGAAGGCTCCTTCACCCTCTCACGATCTTCCACCTTCCACCGTATCGGACGTTCCTCGATCCGTCGATCCATATGGGAAAGTTACGATCCTGGAGAAATTCGAAGATCCCTTTCTCCTTCAGCAGGTCATGGCAGCGCTGGAGGAAGAAGGGATTGTGGCCTTTACCAAGGAACTGGACCCTGCAATTATCGGAGCGGTGGGGACGTACCCGGCTCCCTTGAAGATTCCTCTCTTCGTTCATGAGAGGGATGAAGCACGGGCAAGGGAAATCCTGGAATCGTTTTATCCTGTCGAAGATGCAGAGTGGGCAGAGGAAGAAGATCCTCAAGACTGA
- a CDS encoding MFS transporter, with protein sequence MTHSATTWRFPAIFWTANSVELLERAAFYGMYISLALYLSRVVGFTDIEAGWIGAGYSALIYFFPMIVGAISDRIGFRAALMLAFALLGLGYAGLGFFPTKLLVIVSLFLVSVGGAFIKPLITGTVAKSSDTVNRARAYSLFYMVVNIGSFTGKTIAKPVRVSLGLEYIPLYSAGACFLALLVVAFFYWPKKADHDERPRSIGETLRGMWEALTNFRFLSLILITAGFWMIQGQLYASMPKYVLRMVGEAASPEWYANVNPLVVVSLVVPITHLVRKLRPVTSIGIAMAIIPFSALTMSLSSLLSGNVNVAGWSVHPITVMMVIGIASQGLAECFLSPRYYEFASRQAPKGQEGLYLGYAHLNTFFAWFIGFVLSGYLLDAFCPEPTTLSPDVQALYQTALAGKGTMPAAYAHAHYIWYAFFGVGMLAFIALLVFRTVTDRMDRKKESVGEAATP encoded by the coding sequence ATGACCCATTCCGCCACAACCTGGCGATTCCCCGCCATCTTCTGGACGGCCAATTCCGTTGAACTCCTCGAACGTGCGGCCTTTTACGGTATGTACATCTCCCTGGCCCTTTACCTGAGCCGAGTCGTAGGGTTCACCGATATCGAGGCGGGATGGATCGGGGCCGGGTACTCCGCCCTGATCTACTTTTTTCCCATGATCGTCGGTGCCATCTCCGATCGAATCGGGTTCAGGGCGGCGCTGATGCTGGCCTTTGCACTCCTGGGACTGGGCTATGCAGGCCTGGGTTTCTTTCCCACCAAGCTCCTCGTCATCGTTTCTCTCTTTCTGGTTTCCGTGGGGGGCGCATTCATTAAGCCCCTGATTACAGGGACCGTCGCCAAGTCGTCCGACACGGTCAACCGAGCCCGGGCGTACAGCCTCTTTTACATGGTTGTGAATATCGGATCCTTCACGGGGAAGACGATTGCAAAACCGGTCCGGGTCTCTCTGGGCCTCGAGTACATTCCCCTCTACTCCGCAGGAGCCTGTTTCCTTGCCCTTCTGGTTGTTGCCTTCTTCTACTGGCCGAAAAAAGCTGACCATGACGAACGCCCCAGATCAATCGGGGAAACGCTGCGGGGCATGTGGGAAGCCCTGACCAATTTTCGCTTTCTTTCCCTTATCCTGATCACTGCCGGGTTCTGGATGATCCAGGGACAACTTTACGCCTCCATGCCCAAATACGTTCTCCGCATGGTGGGTGAGGCGGCAAGCCCGGAATGGTATGCCAACGTCAATCCCCTGGTGGTCGTCAGCCTTGTCGTCCCTATCACTCACCTGGTTCGAAAGCTCCGGCCGGTAACCTCCATCGGGATTGCCATGGCCATCATTCCCTTCTCGGCACTGACCATGTCTCTATCCTCCCTCTTGTCGGGGAATGTGAACGTGGCAGGCTGGTCCGTCCATCCGATCACTGTCATGATGGTAATCGGGATCGCTTCCCAGGGCCTCGCCGAATGCTTCTTAAGCCCACGTTACTATGAATTCGCCTCGCGTCAGGCTCCAAAGGGCCAGGAAGGGTTATACCTGGGCTATGCCCACCTCAATACCTTCTTCGCCTGGTTTATTGGTTTTGTTCTGTCCGGATACCTGCTGGATGCCTTTTGCCCCGAACCCACCACTCTCTCCCCGGACGTGCAGGCTCTGTACCAGACAGCCCTCGCGGGAAAGGGTACCATGCCTGCGGCCTACGCCCATGCTCACTACATCTGGTATGCCTTTTTCGGTGTAGGGATGCTTGCATTTATCGCCCTGCTGGTCTTTCGAACCGTCACGGACAGAATGGACAGGAAGAAGGAGTCCGTCGGAGAAGCTGCGACACCCTGA
- a CDS encoding RNA methyltransferase, whose amino-acid sequence MYVRFVLVRPLYAINIGMAARTLKNFGFDDMAFVEPESSPCHPQAFQYSMTAKSILEEAPVYSSIEEATAGFDITVATTHTGGKARPLLIPLPDLAEHLAGRPRVAVLFGSEGGGLRPEELHSVDLATTIPTVEGKAGSLNLAQSVAVVAYELSRKEETRSPDTAQLAALEDFLEKALYQRKFFSAEDHLPGPTHLRRMLRRMAPDNREGAFLFALFKFLLDEPR is encoded by the coding sequence ATGTACGTAAGGTTTGTCCTGGTCCGCCCCCTCTACGCCATCAACATCGGCATGGCAGCCCGTACCCTGAAGAACTTCGGCTTCGACGACATGGCCTTTGTCGAGCCGGAGAGCAGTCCCTGCCACCCCCAGGCGTTCCAGTACTCCATGACGGCAAAGAGCATCCTGGAGGAAGCACCGGTTTATTCTTCCATTGAGGAAGCCACTGCTGGCTTCGACATCACGGTCGCAACGACCCACACCGGAGGAAAGGCCCGACCCCTTCTCATCCCATTGCCCGACCTGGCGGAACACCTGGCCGGCCGGCCCCGGGTTGCCGTTCTCTTCGGTTCGGAGGGAGGCGGACTGCGGCCGGAGGAGCTTCACAGTGTGGACCTTGCCACCACGATTCCCACCGTGGAGGGAAAGGCCGGGTCCCTGAACCTGGCGCAATCGGTGGCCGTGGTCGCCTACGAATTGTCCCGGAAAGAGGAGACCCGCTCACCCGACACGGCCCAGCTGGCGGCGCTGGAAGACTTCCTGGAAAAGGCTCTCTATCAGCGTAAATTCTTTTCAGCAGAAGATCACCTGCCGGGCCCGACCCACCTTAGGCGGATGCTCCGCCGCATGGCTCCGGACAACCGGGAGGGCGCCTTTCTCTTTGCCCTCTTCAAGTTTCTCCTGGATGAACCCCGCTGA
- a CDS encoding M20/M25/M40 family metallo-hydrolase, producing the protein MDVVRLTEELIAIDSINPFECRPPGVEGNSDWIVEGNEFAIAEYLETLLLERNWQVQRQPVHRDSRGRILHNLLAERGTGDRSILYYGHMDTVTAKPWPSRERALTPERLSIDVHGERVEAITGLGASDMKGGIAAMVTALSDLQPADHRIKLALAVDEEFFSLGGNVLVESSFLDDVHACLVPEIDDGPNAGLGPSAISLGRLGRCELEISVPGTGGHGAEAGHGLLISAARNAARIVERIEALWDNFRDTFTFSVSAVPDVRAARSIEGSFYVSRIEAGDGTLSIPVYGTVRVSCSYTPSMTDRDVKAVFDNLMDEMVKDGSLQIPRRDGSLLPVSVVFASRPTPGGPAFATSEDHPFTSLVRDSVQRVAGFRAYTMGYSVADENVIHRNRPGLPILNVCPRGGNFHREGEWVGVKSLHQLVEIYRDVGERFSEPG; encoded by the coding sequence ATGGATGTTGTTAGATTAACCGAAGAACTGATTGCCATCGATTCGATCAATCCCTTTGAATGCAGGCCTCCCGGTGTGGAGGGGAATTCAGACTGGATTGTGGAGGGAAACGAATTTGCCATCGCAGAATACCTCGAAACCCTTCTGCTGGAACGAAACTGGCAGGTGCAGCGCCAGCCGGTCCACAGGGACAGCCGGGGCCGGATCCTCCATAACCTGCTGGCGGAACGGGGCACGGGAGACCGTTCCATCCTTTATTACGGCCACATGGATACCGTCACCGCAAAGCCCTGGCCGTCAAGGGAGCGGGCCCTTACCCCCGAACGTCTCTCGATCGATGTACATGGAGAAAGGGTAGAAGCCATCACGGGTCTGGGGGCCAGCGATATGAAGGGTGGGATCGCCGCCATGGTTACGGCCCTTTCCGATCTCCAACCTGCAGACCACAGGATCAAACTGGCCCTTGCCGTCGATGAGGAGTTCTTTTCCCTGGGCGGAAATGTCCTGGTGGAAAGCTCATTCCTGGACGATGTTCATGCCTGCCTGGTGCCGGAGATCGATGACGGACCCAATGCCGGCCTGGGCCCCTCGGCGATCTCCCTCGGGCGCCTGGGCCGGTGTGAGCTGGAAATTTCCGTTCCGGGGACCGGCGGGCACGGTGCGGAAGCCGGCCATGGACTCCTCATCAGCGCGGCGCGCAATGCGGCACGGATCGTAGAACGAATCGAAGCTCTCTGGGACAACTTCCGGGATACCTTTACCTTTTCAGTTTCTGCAGTTCCCGACGTCCGTGCGGCTCGTTCGATTGAGGGGTCCTTTTACGTCAGCCGGATCGAGGCGGGAGACGGAACTCTCTCCATTCCCGTGTACGGAACGGTCCGCGTCAGCTGCTCATACACGCCGTCGATGACGGACCGGGATGTAAAGGCTGTCTTCGATAACCTGATGGATGAGATGGTAAAAGATGGAAGCCTGCAGATTCCCCGGAGGGATGGAAGTCTCCTGCCTGTCAGCGTGGTCTTTGCTTCCCGTCCCACGCCCGGAGGCCCGGCCTTTGCAACCTCGGAGGATCACCCCTTTACGTCTCTGGTGCGGGACTCGGTTCAGCGGGTGGCGGGATTTCGCGCGTACACAATGGGATACTCGGTGGCGGATGAAAATGTCATCCATCGGAACCGCCCCGGTCTTCCCATTCTCAACGTCTGTCCCAGGGGAGGGAATTTTCACCGGGAAGGGGAGTGGGTAGGAGTGAAGAGCTTACATCAGCTTGTGGAAATCTATCGGGATGTCGGTGAACGTTTTTCCGAACCGGGATAA